The Lysobacter gummosus sequence CGCGCGCCATCTGAAAGCCGGCATCAACTGGCGCCGGCTGCAGGAACACAACCGCATCGTCGATCCCTATCACCTGCCGCCGGGCACCAGCATGCGCTTTCCGATCGGCTGGCTGCGGATCGAGCCGGCCAAGGCGCGGGTGGTGGCGGTGCGCGGCGCGGTCAATGTGCTCGCCACCGATAAAACGCCGGGAGTGTTGGTCAGCGAAGGCATGCGCATCGGCATCGGCAGCCGCCTGGAAACCGGGCCCGGCGCCAGCGCGACCCTGGAATTCGCCGACGGCTCGCGGCTGATGGTCCAGGACAACAGCCGCGTGGTGTTCGACGAACTCAGCAGCTACGGCAGCACCGGCATGGTCGATACGCGCATGCGCCTGCAGCGCGGCCGCACCAGCAACCGGGTGATCCCGGCCAAGGGCCCGGCCTCGCGCTACATCATCGAAACCCCGTCGGCGACCTCCAGCGTGCGCGGCACCCACTTCCGGGTCAGCGCCGGCGACGCGGACGGCGGCGACACCGGCGCGATGGACGCGACCGAAGTGCTCGAAGGCAAGGTCCAGGTCGGCGCGCAGCGCGGCCAGGTGCTGGTGACCCCGGGCTTCGGCGCCGTCGCCGGCGCGGGCGCCGCGCCGTCGCAGCCGATCGAACTGCTGCCGGCGCCGGCCCTGGCGCGCGCGGCGACCCAACTCGACCAACTGCCGGCCACCGCGAGCTGGGCCGCGGTGCCCGGCGCGACCGCGTACCGGGTCGAAGTGGTGCGCGACGACGCCCCGGAAGTGCTGCTGTTCGAAAGCCGGGTGACCGACACGAACGTGCGCATCGACGACCTGCCCGCCGGCCGCCAGCGCCTGCTGGTGCGCGCGATCGCCGCCAACGGCCTGGGCGGCCGCGACAGCGCGCAAGTGTTCACCGTCAACGATCAACCGCTGCCGCCGCTGACCATCAGCCCGATCGACGGCCAGGTTCTGCATCAGCCCAAACCGCGCTTCGAGTGGGCGCGCGCGCAGGACGCCGAGCGCACGCGCCTGCAGATCGCGCGCGACGAACACTTCGCCGAGCCGATCGCGGACATGGAAGTCGGCGGCTTGCGCGCACGCCCCGAACAGGCTCTGCAAGCGGGCAATTACTACTGGCGCGTGGCCTCGCGCGACGGCAACGGCCGCATCGGCCGTTTCGGCAACGCCTTGCCGTTCCAGATCAGCGATGCACCCGTCGATCCCGGCCTGGAACCGCCGCAGGCGGCCAAGGGCCAATTGACCTTGCGCTGGCAGAAAGGCGAGCCCGGACAGCGTTATCGTGTGCAGATATCGCGCAAGGCCGATTTCTCGCAACTGCTGTTGGAACAGGTGGTGGACGTGCCGCAGATCGAACTCAAGCGCCCCGGCGGCGGAACCTGGCATGTGCGCGTGCAGACCATCGAAGACGATGGCTACGAAGCGCCGTACGGCCCGACGCAGGAAATCCGCCTGCCCTGCCGCCTGTGCTACGCCGGCGGCGCGGCCGGCGCGGTGCTGTTGCTGCTGGCCTTATGAGCCCCACCGCACTGTCCAGGCTGTTGCGTGGCGGTGCGGCCCTGTGCGCGGCCGGTCTGGCCGCGCTGCTGACCGTCAGCGGCGCGACCTGGCGCCTGGACGACTTCTTCTACGACCAGCACCTGTCGAACTGGGGCTACGCGCCCGACGACGACGTGGTGATCGTCGCCATCGACGATCGCAGCCTCAACGAACTCGGCCAGTGGCCGTGGCCGCGCGACATCCACGCGCAGGTGCTCGATCGCCTGGGCTATGCCGGCGTGCGCGGCGTCGCCCTGGACCTGGTGCTGGCCGAAGCCGACCGCAGCGGCGACGACCACGACCTCGCCCTGGCCGCCTCGATGCGCCGGCTGGGCCGCGTCGCCCTGCCGGTGACCACCGCGCCGCTGCGTCAGAACGGCCCGCCGGTGGAAGTGTTGCCGACGCCGGTGATCGCCACCGCCGCCAACACCCTGGGCCACACCGACATCGAACTCGATGCCGAAGGCACCACCCGCGGCATGTACCTCAAGGCCGGCCTCGGCGATTCGCGCTGGCCGGCGCTGGGGCTGGCCTTGATCGGCCTGGAACCGGGCGCCGCGCCCAACCCTCTGCCCGGATTGCGCCGGCCCGCGCTGGTGCAGGGCTCGCCTTACCAATGGACGCGCGACAACTACGTGCGCATCCGCTTCGCCGGCCCGCCGGGCACCTTCGGCCAGGTCTCGTATTCCGACGTGCTCAGCGGCCAGGTGCCGGCCGAACTGCTGCGCGGGCGCTGGGTGGTGATCGGCGTGACCGCGACCGGACTGGTGCCGCGCTACCTCACGCCGATGTCCGACGACGTGCGTATGCACGGCGCCGAGTACCAGGCCAACGTCATCGAAATGCTGCTGCACAATCGCGCGATCGTGCCGCTGTCGTCGTTCTGGCAGGCGTTGCTGGCGGCGGCGATGCTGCTGGCGGTGGTGTCGCTGATGCTGCTGTCGCGCTTCCAGCGGCCGCTGCTGATCACCGGCGCGGCCGCGCTGCTGACCGCGGCCGGCAGCGTGACCGTGCTGCGTCTGGGCAATCTGTGGTTCCCGCCGGCGGCGACGATCGTGATGATCGCGCTGGCGTATCTGGCGTGGATGGTCGGCCACCTGCGCCACTGGCGCCGCGAAGCCAACCTGGACACCCTGACCCGGCTCGGCAACCGCCGCCGTTTCGACCACGTCCTGCAGCGCGAACTGGCCAGCGCCCGCCGCACCCGCGCGCCGATGTCGCTGGCGTTGATCGACGTGGATTACTTCAAGGCCTACAACGATTCGGTGGGCCATCGCGCCGGCGACAAACTGTTGCAGAAGATCGCCGAAATCATCGCCTCGCACGCACGCCGCCCGCGTGACCTGGCCGCGCGTTTCGGCGGCGACGAATTCGCGGTGATCCTGCCCGACACCCATGTCGAAGGCGCCGCGCGCGTGGCCGACATGATCCTGGCCGACATGCGCAAGCTCGATGCGCGCTATGGCCAGGGCGAGGATCAGAAGGTGAGTCTGAGCATCGGCTTGTACACCTGCGTTCCGGGTGTGCATACGCACGTGCGGACGTTGTTCGACGGGGCGGATGCGGCGTTGTATCGCGCCAAGGAGAACGGGCGCGATCGGCGTGAGGCGGCGCGATTGGGCGAGTTGTGATCGGGGCTTGAGCTCGGTCTTGTTGCGCCACTGACCGATGCTGTTGCGATCGCGACGGGCGAACCGTTGCTGGGCCTTCACTCAGCCAGGCCGTTGCTGCTGTGGCTGTGGCTGTGGCTGCGGCTGCGGCTGCGGCTGCGGCTGTGGCTGTGGCCGTTGCCTGAATCGCCCAGGGTTTCGTAGACATCTCGCAGCCATAAACTATGGCTTAAGTGGAGGTGGTTATGAGCGCGAAGCGATACACCGATGAGTTCAAGATCGAAGCGGTCCGTCAGATCGTGGAGTACGGGCGGCCGGTGGCCGAAGTAGCCGAGCGCCTGGGCGTGTCGGTGCACAGCCTGTACGGCTGGCGGCGTCAGCAAGGCAAAAGCGATGTGGTTCGTCGTGTGGAAAAAGATCAGAACGCGGACGTGCGACGCCTGAAGGCAGAACTTCGGCGCGTGACTGAAGAACGAGACATCCTAAAAAAAGCCGCCGCGTACTTTGCCAAGGGGTAAAGGTGAAGTACGCCTTCATGAAGCAGCACGCCGACGAGTTCGGCCTGGCCGCAATGTGCCGTGTCTTGGGCATAAACCGCAGCGGTTACTACGCTTGGCTTCACGCGCCGGCCAGTGCGCGTGCACGCGACGACCAACGTCTGTTGGGATTGATCAAGCACAGTTGGTTGGAAAGCGGCTCGATCTACGGCCATCGCAAGATCACCACGGACCTGCGCGAGTTGGGTGAAACGTGCAGCAAACACCGCGTTGCGCGTTTGATGAAGCAAGAAGGGCTGCGCGCCATGGTGGGCTACGGCCGGCGGCCGCGGCCGTTGAGCGGGCCGATCGGCGCCGTCGCCAACAACGTGCTGGCGCGTGAGTTCACAGCGCAAGAACCCAATCGGGCCTGGGTGACCGACATCACCTACATTCGCACCCACGAAGGCTTCTTGTACTTGGCCGTCGTGCTCGATCTGTTCTCCCGCAGGATCGTGGGCTGGGCCACGCGTCCAACGCAGCACTCCGATCTGGTGCTGCAGGCGCTGCTAGCGGCGGTGTGGCGACGCAAGCCCGCGCCTGGTTTGCTCTTGCACTCGGATCAAGGCAGTCAGTTCACGAGCGAAGACTGGCAGAGCTTTTTGAAGGCCCACGGCATCGTGTGCAGCATGAGCCGACGCGGTAACTGTCACGACAACGCCGCGATGGAAAGCTTCTTCCAGTTGCTCAAGCGCGAACGGGTTAAGCAACGGATCTACCATACCCATGACAAAGCACGAGGCGATGTGTTCGATTACATCGAGCTGTTCTACAACCCCAAACGACGGCACAGTTCCAACAATGGCCTGTCCCCGATAGAGTTTGAAAGGCGGTACGCACTAAACGGCTGACGACTGTCTACAAAAACCTGGGCGATTCACTTTGGACAAAGAAAGTGACCCGCCGCTCCATGGCGGAAGCTTTAGGCGTTTGATCTTGCTTTCGCTTTCGCTTTCGCTCTTGCTCTTGCTTGAGGCTTCTTTTGCTCGTCATTCCCGCGAACGCGGGAATCCAGAGCCTTTCGGGCGAGAACGCTTGAAGTCTCTGGATTCCCGCGTTCGCGGGAATGACGGTAGGGGGAGTGCGCAGGTCTGGCTGTTTTGATCAGGGACTTCCGTTTCCTTAGAAGCCCTAGAAGCCCTAGAAGCCACAAGCAAGATCAAACGCTAAACGCTTCCGCCATAGAGCGGCGGGTCACTTTCTTTGTCCAAAGCCACAAAGAAAGTAACCAAAGAAAGGGCTTTAGCTGTTTCGAGTCAAAAGCCACGAGTGCGTAGCTTGCGCAGGCAGGTCCCGCAGTGGGCATCCTGCCCACGGCGGGACCCGGCGCACGTCCATGTGCGCCGCCCTCCGGGTGCCCCTGGTCTCGCGAGTAACAAGCCGCGCCCAGCAACGACAAAGGCAAAGGCACAGCACAGCCGAGCAAAGCAAAATCTCGGCAACAGCAACAACAGCGGCGACGACGACAGCGATGGCGATGGCGATGGCGATCAGCAGCATCGGCCAGCCGACGAAACCACAAACAAAAAAGGCCGGCAAAGCCGGCCTTTTTCTTCAGTCTGGATCAGCGCCGATCAATCAACCCGCGCTGCGATCCCGCCGCTGCCCCTGCTGAGCACCGGCACCCGCGCCCGCACCGCCACCGCGGTGCTGCTTCGGACCGGCATGCGCATGACGCGACGCCGGCTTGCCGTGCGGACGGTGCGCCGGCTTGCGCGGAGCGTTGTTGCCGCGGTTGTTGCCGCCCGGAGCGCCCGGACGACGCGCGCCCGGGGCGTCGGAACCCATGCGGATCGGACGCGACGGCTCGAAGCCGGCGACCGTCACCATCTCGATGTCGTCCTTCAAGATGCGCTGGATCTGGCGCAGCAGACCGCCCTCATCCGGCGACACCAGCGACAGCGCCTCGCCGGTCAGACCGTTACGGCCGGTGCGGCCGATACGGTGCACGTAGTCTTCCGCGACCATCGGCAGATCGAAGTTGATCACCAGCGGCAGGCTCGGAATGTCCAGACCGCGCGCGGCGACGTCGGTGGCGACCAGCACGCGGGCCTTGTTCGCCTTGAAGTCGCGCAGGGCTTTCTGGCGCTGCGCCTGGCTCTTGTTGCCGTGGATCGCGACCGACTTCAGGCCGGCTTCTTCCAGCTGCTCCGACAGACGGTTGCAGCCGTGCTTGGTGCGGCCGAACACGATCACCTGATCGTTCGGGCGCGAAGCCAGGATCTGGATCAGCAGGTCGCGCTTGCGGCCACCGTCGACCGGATGCACGCGGTGCGTGATCGCGTCGGCGACGATGCTGTTGGAAGCGATCTGCACCTGCTGCGGCGAGCGCATGAACTCCAGCGCCAGCTGCTTGATCTGCGTTTCGAACGTCGCCGAGAACAGCAGGGTCTGACGCTGAGGCGGCAGGCGGCCGAGGATGCGCTTGATCGCGGGCAGGAAGCCCATGTCGAGCATGCGGTCGGCTTCGTCCATGACCAGCATCTCGACCGCGTCGAGCTTGGCGCTACCGCGCTCGAGGTGGTCGATCAGGCGGCCGGGGGTCGCGACCAGCACGTCCACGCCGCGACGCAACGCGTCGAGCTGCGGGCCCATGCCGGCGCCGCCGAAGATGGCGTGCACGTTCAGGCGCAGGTACTTGGCGTAACCGCGCAGGCTGTCGCTGACCTGCAGCGCCAGTTCGCGGGTCGGCGCCAGGATCAGCACGCGCGGCTTGCGCTGGGTGTTGCCCTGGGTGGTGGCCAGACGGTGCAGCAGCGGCAGCCCGAAGGCCGCGGTCTTGCCGGTGCCGGTCTGGGCGCCGCCGAGCAGGTCGTGCCCGGCCAGGGCCAGCGGGATCGCTTCGGCCTGGATCGGGGTCGGGTTGATGTAGTTCTGTTCGGACAGCGCGCGCAGCAGCGCGGGCGCAAGCCCAAGCGATTCAAACGTCATGTTGGAACTCCAGTGGTTCGCGGTGCGCCGACGCGCGCGGCCGAATGAACGGACGCGCGAACGAAGCGATCGCGTGATGACCCCAGCGTTCCCTTGAACCGCGCTGCGAGTATCTAAATTTGACGACGCCGGATGCTCCGGGCCGTGTCGGCGCTACGAAAGACGTGCGGGATAAAAAGTCGCGCCGGCGAATCCGAGAACTCGGTGCGGGGCGACAGGCAACCTGGGAAACGTACCCTTGCGGGAGGCAGCCGTGCGCTGAACGGCGCGAACTCTACGCGAAAGCGGGCAAAACCGCCAGTTGAGCTGTGCGGGCGGTGTCAGCGGGCGGTCATGTGGGTGGGGTTCGGGGGTGGCTGGGGTGGGTCGATCGCCGGGTTTCGGCCGAAGCGGCCATGGGCGGGTTCGGGGGCGAGAGCCATTGCCGCCGGGGCTTGCGCGAGGAGGACGCGCACGGGTTGCGCCTGGGCGGGCGACCGCTCCGGCAACTGGGCCGCAACCTCGTGCCGGCGGCAAAGCCGATCCATCTTGCGGTTGCCAACCAGCCAAATAGGAACCTGAAGTTGCAATTGTGCGCCTCCTCCCCGCGCGGCGGTTCGGTACTCCCTAGCCCCGCTTTCGCCTTGGGCTGTCCTGTGCCCTGCTGTCCCGCACCGGCTTTCGGTCTTTGGCTTATGGCCTCGACTCCGCCCCGGGCTATTTCGCTTTAGCCGTGCCGTTGCCGCTGCCAATTTTGCTTCGCCTCGGCCTTGCCTTTGCCGTTGCTGGGCGCGGCGTGTAACTCGCGGCGCCCAGCAACAGCAACAACAACAAAGGCGAAGCGAAACAAAATCTCGGCAACGGCAACGGCAACTACAACCGCAACCGCAACCGCAAAAGCCGACTCAGCCCTCGCCCCTTACAACCGCTTGCGATTATCCGAAGGCACCCGATCGATCAACTTGTTGTAAGGATCGAACCCGACCTCGTACGGCTCGCGATCCACCACCACCGTCACCTTGGTCTCTGCCTGCGTCACCCGCCTGCGCTGCAACGACAACACCTGCTCATCGGCCTCCTTGCCCGACAGCCCTCGCGCGAACACGCCGACTTCGATCCAGTCGTCCACCGCGCCCGATGTTTCCTTGCCCTTGCCGTCGGCGTAGAGCTTGCCGGCATGCAACTGCATCGTGACTTCGTACTTGCCGCCGGCGAGCTTCTTCGACGACGCCGACACCACGCGGTTGTCGTAGAAGCCGATCTTCTCGAACAGATCGGTGATCAGACCCTGCTGATCGGGCCGGGCCTCGGCGCGTATGTACTCCAGCAACTCGGCCGAGGTCGTGTACGGCGGCGACTGATAGCCCTTGTCCTGCAGGAAACGCTTCAGCGCGCGGTTGAGCGCGGCTTCGCCGAGTTCCTCGCGCAGCCGATAGAACACCAGCGAGCCCTTGCGATAGTGGATGTACTGCTGGTTCTCCACCCGATACAGCGGCATTTCCTCGACCCGCTCGCCGCCGCGATCGGACAGGTAACGGTCCAGTTCGTACTTGAGGAAGCGGCGCATCTTGGCGCGGCCGTATTCGTGCTCCATCACCATCAGCGCCGAGTACTGCGACAGCGACTCCGACAGCATGGTCGAGCCCTGCACTTGCGCGCCGATCACCTGATGCGCCCACCACTGATGCGCGACTTCGTGTGCGGTCACGTAGAACACGTAGTCGATCGCGTCCGGATCGCGCAGGTCGGCGACGAAGCCGATCGATTCGGAGAACGGGATGGTGTTGGCGAAGCTCTGCGCGAAGGTCGCGTAGCCCGGGAACTCGATGATCCGCACCTGCTTGTGCTGGTACGGGGTGAAGTTGGCCTGGTAGTAAGCCAGCGACTTCTTCACGGCGGCGACCATGCGATCGACGTTGTACTCGTGCTTGGGATCGTAG is a genomic window containing:
- a CDS encoding FecR family protein, with the translated sequence MRPGDTLWDLGARHLKAGINWRRLQEHNRIVDPYHLPPGTSMRFPIGWLRIEPAKARVVAVRGAVNVLATDKTPGVLVSEGMRIGIGSRLETGPGASATLEFADGSRLMVQDNSRVVFDELSSYGSTGMVDTRMRLQRGRTSNRVIPAKGPASRYIIETPSATSSVRGTHFRVSAGDADGGDTGAMDATEVLEGKVQVGAQRGQVLVTPGFGAVAGAGAAPSQPIELLPAPALARAATQLDQLPATASWAAVPGATAYRVEVVRDDAPEVLLFESRVTDTNVRIDDLPAGRQRLLVRAIAANGLGGRDSAQVFTVNDQPLPPLTISPIDGQVLHQPKPRFEWARAQDAERTRLQIARDEHFAEPIADMEVGGLRARPEQALQAGNYYWRVASRDGNGRIGRFGNALPFQISDAPVDPGLEPPQAAKGQLTLRWQKGEPGQRYRVQISRKADFSQLLLEQVVDVPQIELKRPGGGTWHVRVQTIEDDGYEAPYGPTQEIRLPCRLCYAGGAAGAVLLLLAL
- a CDS encoding CHASE2 domain-containing protein, which translates into the protein MSPTALSRLLRGGAALCAAGLAALLTVSGATWRLDDFFYDQHLSNWGYAPDDDVVIVAIDDRSLNELGQWPWPRDIHAQVLDRLGYAGVRGVALDLVLAEADRSGDDHDLALAASMRRLGRVALPVTTAPLRQNGPPVEVLPTPVIATAANTLGHTDIELDAEGTTRGMYLKAGLGDSRWPALGLALIGLEPGAAPNPLPGLRRPALVQGSPYQWTRDNYVRIRFAGPPGTFGQVSYSDVLSGQVPAELLRGRWVVIGVTATGLVPRYLTPMSDDVRMHGAEYQANVIEMLLHNRAIVPLSSFWQALLAAAMLLAVVSLMLLSRFQRPLLITGAAALLTAAGSVTVLRLGNLWFPPAATIVMIALAYLAWMVGHLRHWRREANLDTLTRLGNRRRFDHVLQRELASARRTRAPMSLALIDVDYFKAYNDSVGHRAGDKLLQKIAEIIASHARRPRDLAARFGGDEFAVILPDTHVEGAARVADMILADMRKLDARYGQGEDQKVSLSIGLYTCVPGVHTHVRTLFDGADAALYRAKENGRDRREAARLGEL
- a CDS encoding IS3 family transposase (programmed frameshift), whose product is MSAKRYTDEFKIEAVRQIVEYGRPVAEVAERLGVSVHSLYGWRRQQGKSDVVRRVEKDQNADVRRLKAELRRVTEERDIPKKSRRVLCQGVKVKYAFMKQHADEFGLAAMCRVLGINRSGYYAWLHAPASARARDDQRLLGLIKHSWLESGSIYGHRKITTDLRELGETCSKHRVARLMKQEGLRAMVGYGRRPRPLSGPIGAVANNVLAREFTAQEPNRAWVTDITYIRTHEGFLYLAVVLDLFSRRIVGWATRPTQHSDLVLQALLAAVWRRKPAPGLLLHSDQGSQFTSEDWQSFLKAHGIVCSMSRRGNCHDNAAMESFFQLLKRERVKQRIYHTHDKARGDVFDYIELFYNPKRRHSSNNGLSPIEFERRYALNG
- a CDS encoding DEAD/DEAH box helicase codes for the protein MTFESLGLAPALLRALSEQNYINPTPIQAEAIPLALAGHDLLGGAQTGTGKTAAFGLPLLHRLATTQGNTQRKPRVLILAPTRELALQVSDSLRGYAKYLRLNVHAIFGGAGMGPQLDALRRGVDVLVATPGRLIDHLERGSAKLDAVEMLVMDEADRMLDMGFLPAIKRILGRLPPQRQTLLFSATFETQIKQLALEFMRSPQQVQIASNSIVADAITHRVHPVDGGRKRDLLIQILASRPNDQVIVFGRTKHGCNRLSEQLEEAGLKSVAIHGNKSQAQRQKALRDFKANKARVLVATDVAARGLDIPSLPLVINFDLPMVAEDYVHRIGRTGRNGLTGEALSLVSPDEGGLLRQIQRILKDDIEMVTVAGFEPSRPIRMGSDAPGARRPGAPGGNNRGNNAPRKPAHRPHGKPASRHAHAGPKQHRGGGAGAGAGAQQGQRRDRSAG